One Engystomops pustulosus chromosome 7, aEngPut4.maternal, whole genome shotgun sequence DNA window includes the following coding sequences:
- the LOC140069408 gene encoding cathepsin K-like isoform X1 gives MSEEINRFGSIMILHLVLLALPLVSASDFWDDTLDSEWDQWKRTYRKQYNGKFDEVMRRSIWEKNYKMIINHNIEYTQGLHTYELAMNHLGDMTSEEVARTMMGLIVPPQNRVRNITADDDDNKDRLHDLPDSIDYRTKGYVTPVRNQGSCGSCWAFSSVGALEGQLKKTTGKLAVLSPQNLVDCVEKNEGCGGGSMTYAFQYVIDNNGIDSEAAYPYVGEDQVCNYAAAGKAAKCKSYKEVEVGSEKALKKAVGTVGPVSVAIDAALSTFQFYSKGIYFDANCNAEQINHAVLVVGYGAEKKDKYWIVKNSWSDTWGDKGYILMARDRGNACGIANLASYPLM, from the exons TATAATGATCCTGCACCTTGTGCTCCTGGCCCTTCCATTGGTTAGTGCAAGTGATTTCTGGGATGACACATTGGACTCGGAATGGGATCAATGGAAAAGAACTTATCGGAAGCAATACAATGGAAAG TTTGATGAGGTGATGAGGCGTTCGATATGGGAGAAGAACTACAAGATGATCATCAACCACAACATAGagtatacacaggggttacacacCTATGAGCTGGCCATGAACCATTTAGGAGATATG ACAAGTGAAGAAGTCGCAAGGACAATGATGGGTCTCATAGTTCCACCTCAAAACAGAGTCAGAAATATCACTGCTGATGATGATGACAATAAGGACCGGCTCCATGATCTGCCTGACTCCATTGACTACAGAACAAAAGGATATGTCACGCCAGTAAGGAACCAG GGTTCCTGTGGGTCTTGTTGGGCTTTTAGCTCCGTCGGGGCTTTGGAGGGACAACTCAAGAAAACAACTGGAAAACTGGCTGTCCTCAGTCCACAGAACCTTGTAGACTGCGTCGAGAAGAATGAAGGATGTGGTGGAGGCTCCATGACCTATGCCTTTCAGTATGTGATAGACAATAATGGTATTGACTCTGAAGCTGCGTATCCTTATGTTggggag GACCAGGTCTGTAATTATGCAGCCGCCGGAAAAGCAGCCAAATGTAAATCCTACAAAGAAGTGGAAGTGGGAAGCGAGAAGGCCCTGAAGAAGGCAGTGGGCACTGTGGGACCCGTGTCCGTGGCCATCGATGCTGCCCTCTCTACTTTCCAGTTCTACAGTAAAG GCATATACTTCGATGCAAATTGCAATGCAGAACAGATTAACCACGCCGTCCTTGTCGTGGGGTATGGGGCGGAGAAGAAAGACAAATACTGGATTGTCAAGAACAG CTGGAGCGACACCTGGGGTGACAAAGGCTACATCTTAATGGCCAGGGATAGAGGGAATGCCTGCGGCATCGCCAACCTCGCCAGCTACCCACTCATGTGA
- the LOC140069408 gene encoding cathepsin K-like isoform X2, whose translation MILHLVLLALPLVSASDFWDDTLDSEWDQWKRTYRKQYNGKFDEVMRRSIWEKNYKMIINHNIEYTQGLHTYELAMNHLGDMTSEEVARTMMGLIVPPQNRVRNITADDDDNKDRLHDLPDSIDYRTKGYVTPVRNQGSCGSCWAFSSVGALEGQLKKTTGKLAVLSPQNLVDCVEKNEGCGGGSMTYAFQYVIDNNGIDSEAAYPYVGEDQVCNYAAAGKAAKCKSYKEVEVGSEKALKKAVGTVGPVSVAIDAALSTFQFYSKGIYFDANCNAEQINHAVLVVGYGAEKKDKYWIVKNSWSDTWGDKGYILMARDRGNACGIANLASYPLM comes from the exons ATGATCCTGCACCTTGTGCTCCTGGCCCTTCCATTGGTTAGTGCAAGTGATTTCTGGGATGACACATTGGACTCGGAATGGGATCAATGGAAAAGAACTTATCGGAAGCAATACAATGGAAAG TTTGATGAGGTGATGAGGCGTTCGATATGGGAGAAGAACTACAAGATGATCATCAACCACAACATAGagtatacacaggggttacacacCTATGAGCTGGCCATGAACCATTTAGGAGATATG ACAAGTGAAGAAGTCGCAAGGACAATGATGGGTCTCATAGTTCCACCTCAAAACAGAGTCAGAAATATCACTGCTGATGATGATGACAATAAGGACCGGCTCCATGATCTGCCTGACTCCATTGACTACAGAACAAAAGGATATGTCACGCCAGTAAGGAACCAG GGTTCCTGTGGGTCTTGTTGGGCTTTTAGCTCCGTCGGGGCTTTGGAGGGACAACTCAAGAAAACAACTGGAAAACTGGCTGTCCTCAGTCCACAGAACCTTGTAGACTGCGTCGAGAAGAATGAAGGATGTGGTGGAGGCTCCATGACCTATGCCTTTCAGTATGTGATAGACAATAATGGTATTGACTCTGAAGCTGCGTATCCTTATGTTggggag GACCAGGTCTGTAATTATGCAGCCGCCGGAAAAGCAGCCAAATGTAAATCCTACAAAGAAGTGGAAGTGGGAAGCGAGAAGGCCCTGAAGAAGGCAGTGGGCACTGTGGGACCCGTGTCCGTGGCCATCGATGCTGCCCTCTCTACTTTCCAGTTCTACAGTAAAG GCATATACTTCGATGCAAATTGCAATGCAGAACAGATTAACCACGCCGTCCTTGTCGTGGGGTATGGGGCGGAGAAGAAAGACAAATACTGGATTGTCAAGAACAG CTGGAGCGACACCTGGGGTGACAAAGGCTACATCTTAATGGCCAGGGATAGAGGGAATGCCTGCGGCATCGCCAACCTCGCCAGCTACCCACTCATGTGA
- the LOC140069409 gene encoding cathepsin K-like isoform X1, producing MSEEINRFGSIMILHLVLLALPLVSASDFWDETLDSEWDQWKRTYRKQYNGKFDEVMRRSIWEKNYKLIIDHNIEYTQGLHTYELAMNHLGDMTSEEVARTMTGLIVPPQNRVRNITADDDDNEDRLHDLPDSIDYRKKGYVTPVRNQGSCGSCWAFSSVGALEGQLKKTTGKLAVLSPQNLVDCVEKNEGCGGGFMTYAFQYVIDNKGIDSEAAYPYVGEDQVCNYTAAGRAAKCKSYKEVKVGSEKALKKAVGTVGPVSVGIDATLSTFQFYSKGVYFDANCNAEDINHAVLVVGYGVQKKDKHWIVKNSWSDTWGDKGYILMARDRGNACGIANLASYPLM from the exons TATAATGATCCTGCACCTTGTGCTCCTGGCCCTTCCATTGGTTAGTGCTAGCGATTTCTGGGATGAGACATTGGACTCGGAATGGGATCAATGGAAAAGAACTTATCGGAAGCAATACAATGGAAAG TTTGATGAGGTGATGAGGCGTTCGATATGGGAGAAGAACTACAAGTTGATTATCGACCACAACATAGagtatacacaggggttacacacCTATGAGCTGGCCATGAACCATTTAGGAGATATG ACAAGTGAAGAAGTCGCAAGGACAATGACAGGTCTCATAGTTCCACCTCAAAACAGAGTCAGAAACATCACTGCTGATGATGATGACAATGAGGACCGGCTCCATGATCTGCCTGACTCCATTGACTACAGAAAAAAAGGATATGTCACGCCAGTAAGGAACCAG GGTTCCTGTGGGTCTTGTTGGGCTTTTAGCTCCGTCGGGGCTTTGGAGGGACAACTCAAGAAAACAACTGGAAAACTGGCTGTCCTCAGTCCACAGAACCTTGTAGACTGCGTCGAGAAGAATGAAGGATGTGGTGGAGGCTTCATGACCTATGCCTTTCAGTATGTGATAGACAATAAAGGTATTGACTCTGAAGCTGCGTATCCTTATGTTggggag GACCAGGTCTGTAATTATACAGCCGCCGGAAGAGCAGCCAAATGTAAATCCTACAAAGAAGTTAAAGTAGGAAGCGAGAAGGCCCTGAAGAAGGCAGTGGGCACTGTGGGACCCGTGTCCGTGGGCATCGATGCCACCCTCTCTACTTTCCAGTTTTACAGTAAAG GCGTATACTTTGATGCAAATTGCAATGCAGAAGACATTAACCACGCCGTCCTTGTCGTGGGGTATGGGGTGCAGAAGAAAGACAAGCACTGGATTGTCAAGAACAG CTGGAGTGACACCTGGGGCGACAAAGGCTACATCTTAATGGCCAGGGATAGAGGGAATGCCTGCGGCATCGCCAACCTCGCCAGCTATCCACTCATGTGA
- the LOC140069409 gene encoding cathepsin K-like isoform X2 — MILHLVLLALPLVSASDFWDETLDSEWDQWKRTYRKQYNGKFDEVMRRSIWEKNYKLIIDHNIEYTQGLHTYELAMNHLGDMTSEEVARTMTGLIVPPQNRVRNITADDDDNEDRLHDLPDSIDYRKKGYVTPVRNQGSCGSCWAFSSVGALEGQLKKTTGKLAVLSPQNLVDCVEKNEGCGGGFMTYAFQYVIDNKGIDSEAAYPYVGEDQVCNYTAAGRAAKCKSYKEVKVGSEKALKKAVGTVGPVSVGIDATLSTFQFYSKGVYFDANCNAEDINHAVLVVGYGVQKKDKHWIVKNSWSDTWGDKGYILMARDRGNACGIANLASYPLM; from the exons ATGATCCTGCACCTTGTGCTCCTGGCCCTTCCATTGGTTAGTGCTAGCGATTTCTGGGATGAGACATTGGACTCGGAATGGGATCAATGGAAAAGAACTTATCGGAAGCAATACAATGGAAAG TTTGATGAGGTGATGAGGCGTTCGATATGGGAGAAGAACTACAAGTTGATTATCGACCACAACATAGagtatacacaggggttacacacCTATGAGCTGGCCATGAACCATTTAGGAGATATG ACAAGTGAAGAAGTCGCAAGGACAATGACAGGTCTCATAGTTCCACCTCAAAACAGAGTCAGAAACATCACTGCTGATGATGATGACAATGAGGACCGGCTCCATGATCTGCCTGACTCCATTGACTACAGAAAAAAAGGATATGTCACGCCAGTAAGGAACCAG GGTTCCTGTGGGTCTTGTTGGGCTTTTAGCTCCGTCGGGGCTTTGGAGGGACAACTCAAGAAAACAACTGGAAAACTGGCTGTCCTCAGTCCACAGAACCTTGTAGACTGCGTCGAGAAGAATGAAGGATGTGGTGGAGGCTTCATGACCTATGCCTTTCAGTATGTGATAGACAATAAAGGTATTGACTCTGAAGCTGCGTATCCTTATGTTggggag GACCAGGTCTGTAATTATACAGCCGCCGGAAGAGCAGCCAAATGTAAATCCTACAAAGAAGTTAAAGTAGGAAGCGAGAAGGCCCTGAAGAAGGCAGTGGGCACTGTGGGACCCGTGTCCGTGGGCATCGATGCCACCCTCTCTACTTTCCAGTTTTACAGTAAAG GCGTATACTTTGATGCAAATTGCAATGCAGAAGACATTAACCACGCCGTCCTTGTCGTGGGGTATGGGGTGCAGAAGAAAGACAAGCACTGGATTGTCAAGAACAG CTGGAGTGACACCTGGGGCGACAAAGGCTACATCTTAATGGCCAGGGATAGAGGGAATGCCTGCGGCATCGCCAACCTCGCCAGCTATCCACTCATGTGA